A single window of Fervidicoccus fontis Kam940 DNA harbors:
- a CDS encoding ABC transporter permease gives MNIDFKGFRSLKFELDRLLISQIFFSYSYLILFMILPIVSIFASVRNFNFSLFLQPQYINLHPIGTAISVNKFGSTTFIKISGVSYGIILNSIIIAIFVTVISIFIGLLVAFVLARYSFPLKTLLRILAIVPLLMTPFINTYVMKKFIGPSFGVNTLSWILSHILNQDVRLSFSDIAGIIIAQAITFYPIVYLNVYSSMMNIDPSLEEQAENLGAKGFKLFRSVTFPLSFPGLAAGAVLVFIFSIEDVGAPLIFGFRDVLSYQIYSYFQGMSVGIGNPVAGALALTMLLISLVLFISIRRQVSLRQYAMVSKGGRAAPRERKLRLKGKILVYLFVFPLVLVTISPQIGVAMLAFSKQWSQSPLPQGFTLNYFFQLFSIPGVYRGIINSLVYSTAAVAIIILLGLSISYVVARVKLPGISLLDYLSTIALAIPGLVVAFGYFFFFHDVFPNTLLDPIYNPAIPLILAYSVRRLPFTSRSIYAGLQQTHLSLEEASINLGASRARTLASIVIPLIILNITSGAMITFVYCMGETSVSITIGGLGGDVSSPNHKGPITMVMLDLIVSGRIDGTNLAAALGVLLMLLQIIVIIIITLVFKQSYAFIGV, from the coding sequence TTGAATATTGACTTTAAAGGCTTCAGGAGCCTGAAGTTTGAGCTAGACAGGCTCCTGATTTCACAAATATTTTTTTCATATTCTTATCTTATTTTGTTCATGATTCTCCCAATAGTTTCAATTTTTGCTTCTGTGAGAAATTTCAACTTTAGCCTCTTTCTCCAGCCTCAATATATAAATTTGCATCCTATAGGCACTGCAATATCTGTAAATAAATTCGGTTCAACAACTTTCATAAAGATAAGTGGTGTTTCATATGGAATTATACTGAATTCTATAATTATTGCGATCTTTGTGACTGTGATTTCCATATTTATAGGGTTACTTGTGGCATTTGTACTTGCAAGATATTCTTTTCCTCTTAAAACTTTGCTCAGAATACTAGCAATTGTCCCTCTTCTGATGACTCCCTTCATTAATACGTATGTAATGAAGAAGTTTATAGGTCCCAGCTTTGGAGTAAATACTTTGAGCTGGATTCTTTCTCATATTTTAAATCAAGATGTAAGGCTCTCTTTTAGCGATATCGCAGGTATAATTATAGCACAAGCGATAACTTTTTACCCAATAGTTTACCTCAACGTATACTCTTCAATGATGAACATAGATCCTTCGCTAGAAGAGCAGGCCGAAAATCTGGGAGCAAAGGGTTTTAAGCTATTTAGGAGCGTGACATTTCCGTTGAGCTTTCCTGGATTGGCTGCAGGTGCGGTTCTGGTTTTTATATTCAGTATAGAAGATGTCGGTGCCCCCTTAATATTTGGCTTCAGAGACGTCCTTTCATATCAAATATATTCGTACTTTCAAGGCATGAGCGTCGGCATTGGAAATCCGGTAGCTGGAGCATTGGCATTGACCATGTTGCTTATATCTTTAGTCCTTTTTATAAGCATCAGAAGGCAGGTAAGTTTAAGACAGTATGCAATGGTTAGTAAAGGAGGAAGGGCAGCACCGAGGGAAAGAAAATTGAGATTGAAAGGAAAGATTTTAGTATATTTGTTTGTTTTTCCCCTTGTTTTGGTTACAATTTCACCTCAAATAGGTGTTGCGATGCTCGCTTTTAGCAAGCAATGGTCCCAGTCACCTCTTCCTCAAGGCTTCACACTAAACTACTTCTTCCAGCTTTTTTCTATACCGGGAGTTTATCGAGGTATAATAAATAGCTTAGTATACTCCACTGCCGCGGTCGCAATTATAATTTTGTTAGGGCTCAGTATAAGCTATGTGGTTGCGCGAGTTAAGCTCCCAGGTATATCTCTGTTAGACTACCTTTCAACAATCGCTTTAGCAATACCTGGCTTAGTTGTAGCGTTTGGTTATTTCTTCTTTTTCCATGACGTGTTCCCAAACACCCTCTTGGATCCCATATATAATCCTGCAATACCGCTTATCCTTGCTTATTCAGTAAGAAGATTACCATTTACTTCTAGGAGCATTTATGCAGGACTACAACAAACGCATTTGTCATTGGAAGAAGCAAGCATTAACCTTGGGGCCAGCAGAGCTAGAACTTTAGCTTCAATAGTAATCCCACTTATAATTTTAAATATTACAAGTGGTGCTATGATAACTTTCGTTTATTGTATGGGTGAAACAAGCGTGAGCATTACTATAGGTGGCCTAGGGGGAGATGTTTCGAGCCCCAATCATAAGGGTCCTATAACTATGGTGATGCTTGATCTGATTGTAAGCGGAAGGATAGATGGAACTAATTTAGCCGCCGCATTAGGAGTTCTTTTAATGCTTCTTCAAATAATTGTTATCATAATTATTACACTAGTTTTCAAGCAGAGCTATGCTTTCATTGGGGTGTAA
- a CDS encoding ABC transporter ATP-binding protein yields MVKVELKELKKTYEKSKVIAVDNLNLTINEGEFFTLLGPSGCGKTTTLRLIAGFEIPDEGKIFFGDEDVTYKKPYERGTAMVFQNYALWPHMTVFENVAYGLKVRKVSKEEINKRVTEVLELVKLKGMEKRYPNQLSGGQQQRVALARALVIKPRLLLLDEPLSNLDAKLRVEMREEIKRIQRELKITTIYVTHDQEEAMSISDRLAVMNAGKVLQVGTPEEVYFSPKNIFVASFFGKPNIIEAIYEGDDIASLDKGTKIKISKAEEGVTFAKGERIRILIRPEHIIPYERKEKISEFNIVKGKVVFKMFTGTMQELKVEIGENVFLYTLIPSDYKLEVGDTVGLQIPVERTLAFKAD; encoded by the coding sequence GTGGTCAAAGTAGAACTGAAAGAGCTGAAGAAAACTTACGAAAAGTCGAAGGTCATAGCAGTAGATAACTTAAACTTAACTATTAACGAGGGGGAATTCTTCACTCTCCTTGGACCTAGCGGTTGCGGAAAGACTACGACCTTGAGGCTGATTGCTGGCTTTGAAATTCCTGACGAAGGAAAGATATTTTTTGGAGATGAAGATGTAACATATAAAAAGCCTTATGAAAGAGGTACTGCAATGGTATTTCAAAACTACGCTCTTTGGCCCCATATGACCGTATTCGAAAATGTGGCTTATGGGCTGAAGGTCAGAAAAGTTTCTAAAGAAGAGATAAATAAGAGGGTTACAGAAGTTTTGGAGCTGGTGAAGCTTAAGGGAATGGAAAAGAGGTACCCGAATCAGCTTTCTGGAGGTCAGCAACAAAGAGTTGCACTCGCTAGAGCTTTAGTAATTAAGCCTAGGCTTTTGCTTCTTGATGAGCCATTAAGTAATTTGGATGCTAAGTTGAGGGTTGAAATGAGAGAGGAAATAAAGAGAATACAGAGAGAGCTAAAAATAACGACGATATATGTCACTCACGATCAAGAAGAGGCAATGAGCATTTCCGATAGGCTAGCTGTAATGAATGCCGGAAAGGTACTGCAGGTAGGGACTCCAGAAGAAGTATACTTTAGTCCAAAGAATATATTTGTCGCCTCTTTCTTTGGAAAGCCTAATATCATTGAAGCAATATATGAAGGCGATGATATTGCATCTTTAGATAAAGGAACAAAAATTAAGATCTCTAAAGCTGAGGAGGGCGTGACATTTGCTAAAGGAGAAAGGATAAGGATACTAATAAGGCCTGAACATATCATTCCATATGAGAGGAAGGAAAAAATTTCCGAATTCAACATTGTTAAGGGAAAAGTGGTATTTAAGATGTTTACAGGAACGATGCAGGAGTTAAAAGTAGAAATCGGTGAAAATGTATTCTTATATACATTGATTCCTTCTGATTATAAATTAGAAGTCGGAGATACTGTAGGTCTTCAGATCCCAGTCGAGAGAACTCTTGCTTTCAAGGCGGATTGA